In uncultured Desulfobacter sp., one DNA window encodes the following:
- a CDS encoding site-specific integrase: MNTSEVNRFNELYERHLKTLRLQGKAQKTIDAYSRAIRRVRDYFDCCPDKLEPEQLEDYFSDLVDSHSWSTVKIDRLGLQHFWKFVLKKEWNWLNIVKPPKVKTIPDILTPGEVEKLIGATRKLRYRVFLLTTYSMGLRLGEALSLQVRDIDAARKLVHIRRGKGHKDRLIPLPDRTLVGLRELWKRHQHPKLLFPNANGSLETIQKAKSHMDRGGVQNAMKAVVADCGIKKKFPYTLCATVLRPICLKRA, from the coding sequence ATGAACACATCCGAAGTAAACCGTTTTAACGAACTCTATGAGCGCCATTTAAAAACCCTTAGACTTCAGGGAAAGGCTCAAAAAACCATTGATGCTTATTCCAGGGCCATCCGGCGGGTAAGAGATTACTTTGACTGCTGCCCGGACAAACTTGAACCCGAACAACTTGAAGATTACTTTTCCGATTTGGTTGACTCTCATTCATGGAGTACAGTCAAAATTGATCGCCTTGGACTCCAGCATTTCTGGAAATTTGTTTTGAAAAAAGAATGGAATTGGTTGAATATTGTTAAGCCGCCTAAGGTTAAAACCATTCCGGACATTTTGACTCCTGGTGAGGTGGAAAAGCTCATCGGTGCGACACGCAAACTGCGTTACCGGGTTTTCCTGCTGACAACTTATTCCATGGGCCTGCGTTTGGGAGAGGCATTGTCCCTGCAAGTGAGAGATATTGATGCAGCACGAAAACTTGTCCATATCCGGAGAGGGAAAGGCCATAAAGACCGGCTAATTCCCTTACCGGACCGCACCCTGGTCGGACTGCGGGAACTATGGAAAAGACATCAACACCCCAAACTGCTTTTTCCCAATGCCAACGGTTCACTGGAAACCATCCAGAAGGCAAAATCTCATATGGACCGGGGTGGTGTCCAAAATGCCATGAAGGCTGTAGTCGCCGATTGCGGTATCAAAAAAAAGTTTCCATACACTCTTTGCGCCACAGTTTTG